A single window of Microbispora hainanensis DNA harbors:
- a CDS encoding NUDIX domain-containing protein, translating into MNDLVARLWRSIGGSLQWRLLWMSQAKFMIGVTGIVRDGDGRVLLLRHRLWPEGRQWGLPTGSAKKRETFQDTVVREVREETGLTVRVGELVQLRSGYRLRVEVAAYEAEFVGGTMKLDPREILEARWCAPDDLPEGTLEAHRLLISGRAG; encoded by the coding sequence GTGAACGATCTGGTCGCCCGGCTGTGGCGGAGCATCGGCGGCTCATTGCAGTGGCGGCTGCTGTGGATGTCGCAGGCGAAGTTCATGATCGGCGTCACGGGGATCGTTCGCGACGGAGACGGGCGGGTTCTGTTGCTCCGGCACCGGTTGTGGCCGGAAGGCCGGCAATGGGGGTTGCCCACCGGCAGCGCCAAGAAGAGGGAGACGTTCCAGGACACGGTCGTCCGGGAGGTGCGTGAAGAGACCGGTCTGACCGTGCGCGTCGGCGAGCTCGTCCAGCTCAGGAGCGGCTACCGGCTGCGGGTCGAGGTGGCGGCGTACGAGGCCGAGTTCGTGGGCGGCACGATGAAGCTCGACCCCAGGGAGATCCTGGAGGCCCGGTGGTGCGCGCCCGACGACCTGCCGGAGGGGACGTTGGAGGCCCATCGGCTCCTGATCTCGGGCAGGGCCGGTTAG
- a CDS encoding MOSC domain-containing protein, whose product MTSRVIAVSRSATHTFSKTPLESIRLLAGLGVEGDAHAGVTVKHRSRVARDPSQPNLRQVHLVHAELHDELREAGFAVREGDMGENVTTRGVDLLALPTGTRLRLGETAVVEVTGLRNPCAQLNGFQDGLMKAVLDRDEEGNLVRKAGVMGIVIEGGEVRPGDPIYVEPPAGPHEPLRPV is encoded by the coding sequence ATGACGAGCAGAGTGATAGCGGTAAGCCGCAGCGCCACCCACACCTTCAGCAAGACCCCTCTGGAGTCGATCCGGCTGCTGGCCGGCCTCGGTGTCGAGGGCGACGCCCACGCCGGAGTGACCGTGAAGCACCGGTCGCGGGTCGCCCGTGATCCCAGCCAGCCGAACCTGCGCCAGGTGCACCTGGTGCACGCGGAGTTGCACGACGAACTGCGCGAGGCGGGCTTCGCCGTACGGGAGGGGGACATGGGGGAGAACGTCACCACCAGGGGTGTCGATCTGCTCGCGTTGCCCACGGGGACACGGCTGCGCCTCGGCGAGACCGCCGTCGTCGAGGTGACGGGCCTGCGCAACCCGTGCGCGCAGCTCAACGGTTTCCAGGACGGGTTGATGAAGGCCGTGCTGGATCGGGATGAAGAGGGCAATCTGGTGCGCAAGGCGGGGGTCATGGGCATCGTCATCGAGGGCGGCGAGGTCCGGCCCGGCGACCCTATCTACGTGGAGCCTCCGGCCGGACCGCACGAGCCTCTTCGGCCGGTGTGA
- the erm gene encoding 23S ribosomal RNA methyltransferase Erm: protein MVHQGGRHELGQNFLVDRMVVARIGDLVAGTTGPIVEVGAGDGALTLPLSRYGRPVTAVEVDPGRARRLARRVPANVTVVAADILRFRFPRHPHVVVGNLPFHLTTSIMRRLLAASGWRTSVLLVQWEVARRRAGVGGASMLTAAWWPWYAFEVHARVPARSFRPTPSVDGGLLTMTRRAAPLVDEREPYQDLVRRVFTGRGRGLAEILERTGCLDRRAVRAWAREAGVAPNALPKDLTADQWASLWREVARNRRPGL, encoded by the coding sequence ATGGTTCATCAGGGCGGACGGCACGAGCTCGGCCAGAACTTCCTCGTCGACCGCATGGTGGTCGCACGCATAGGGGACCTCGTCGCCGGGACGACCGGCCCGATCGTCGAGGTCGGCGCGGGCGACGGCGCGCTCACGCTTCCCCTCAGCCGGTACGGCAGGCCGGTGACGGCCGTCGAGGTCGATCCCGGGCGGGCACGCCGGCTGGCCCGGCGCGTCCCGGCCAACGTCACCGTCGTCGCCGCCGACATCCTGCGGTTCCGGTTTCCCCGGCATCCTCACGTGGTCGTCGGAAACCTGCCGTTCCATCTCACGACCTCGATCATGCGGCGGCTCCTCGCGGCGTCCGGCTGGAGAACGTCGGTGCTGCTGGTGCAGTGGGAGGTCGCCCGGCGGCGGGCCGGCGTCGGCGGCGCCAGCATGCTGACCGCCGCCTGGTGGCCGTGGTACGCGTTCGAGGTGCATGCGCGGGTGCCCGCCCGTTCGTTCCGGCCCACCCCCTCGGTCGACGGCGGGCTGCTCACCATGACGCGCAGGGCCGCACCTCTCGTCGATGAGCGGGAGCCCTACCAGGACCTCGTACGCCGGGTCTTCACCGGCCGAGGGCGCGGCCTCGCGGAGATCCTCGAACGCACCGGATGCCTGGACCGCCGGGCCGTACGCGCCTGGGCGCGTGAGGCCGGGGTGGCGCCCAACGCGCTGCCCAAGGACCTGACCGCCGATCAGTGGGCGTCCCTCTGGCGGGAAGTGGCGCGGAACCGGCGGCCAGGCCTGTGA